In Uranotaenia lowii strain MFRU-FL chromosome 2, ASM2978415v1, whole genome shotgun sequence, one genomic interval encodes:
- the LOC129743334 gene encoding uncharacterized protein K02A2.6-like, whose translation MYVYWAIRYDLSTCQGVIFKSGRVLVPKSLRKKLLDNLHMAHLGIDYTLRAARESFFWPGMTDQITNYVRNCEVCMEFSSNQCKPPMTTHPIPEYPFQRVNIDLGEIKTGNKKLTIMVTADSFSDFVEVDFLSDSKTNTIVKICKRNFARHGSPEVVVTDNGPQFDNVEWREFAREWDFMPVTSSPYHAQGNGKAESAIKAMKQLYKKCVKSGADFWRALQQHRNTPNAVGSSPNQRLFCRTTRSTVPIIANRLKPPKSQDVEESIRHKRAITKMSYDKRAKKLPELQVGAKVLVQRRPDLHSTWEKAVLLRRLEDQSCEVEMSDGAIYRRSAVHVKPGKRNEQTSEVVKPVRQEEAERLHPMCITKESVEQNSEDDRELPNPEKQRVYGTINATGDKTTLPRQDQRFSSSVDQSGSTDEKGFPEIPAERPRREVKKPSRFSDFVM comes from the coding sequence ATGTACGTTTACTGGGCAATAAGATACGATCTTTCAACGTGTCAAGGAGTTATTTTCAAGAGTGGCAGAGTGCTAGTGCCAAAAAGTCTACGAAAGAAGCTGCTAGATAATTTACACATGGCGCATCTAGGTATTGACTATACGCTTCGTGCAGCACGAGAGTCATTCTTCTGGCCAGGGATGACCGATCAGATTACAAATTATGTCCGAAACTGTGAAGTTTGTATGGAGTTTAGCAGTAATCAGTGCAAACCTCCCATGACCACGCACCCTATACCAGAGTACCCGTTTCAGCGAGTAAATATTGACCTGGGCGAAATAAAGACTGGCAACAAGAAATTAACTATAATGGTTACAGCTGATAGTTTCTCAGACTTTGTCGAAGTAGATTTCTTAAGCGACTCTAAAACCAATACGATTGTGAAAATCTGCAAACGTAATTTTGCACGACATGGAAGTCCGGAGGTAGTGGTCACAGATAACGGACCACAGTTCGACAACGTAGAATGGAGGGAATTTGCACGAGAATGGGATTTTATGCCAGTAACGTCATCTCCGTATCACGCCCAGGGAAATGGAAAAGCAGAATCTGCAATAAAGGCTATGAAGCAGCTGTACAAAAAGTGCGTAAAAAGTGGAGCTGACTTTTGGAGAGCTCTACAGCAGCATCGTAATACTCCGAATGCTGTAGGATCCAGTCCGAACCAAAGACTGTTTTGCAGAACTACTCGAAGCACCGTACCAATCATCGCGAACCGACTGAAGCCGCCCAAGTCACAGGATGTAGAGGAAAGTATTCGACACAAGAGAGCTATTACCAAAATGAGTTACGACAAAAGAGCAAAGAAGCTGCCAGAGTTACAAGTTGGAGCAAAAGTGCTGGTTCAACGTAGACCGGATCTTCACTCAACGTGGGAGAAAGCAGTTCTGTTGCGGCGACTCGAGGATCAGTCATGCGAAGTTGAAATGAGCGATGGCGCGATATACCGTAGAAGTGCGGTTCACGTGAAACCCGGCAAACGAAACGAACAAACATCTGAAGTGGTGAAGCCAGTGCGACAGGAGGAGGCTGAACGTTTACATCCGATGTGTATTACGAAGGAGTCAGTAGAGCAGAACAGCGAAGATGATCGAGAGTTGCCTAATCCAGAGAAGCAGCGTGTTTATGGCACTATCAACGCAACTGGGGATAAAACGACACTGCCACGACAGGATCAACGTTTTTCTTCAAGCGTTGACCAGAGCGGCTCAACTGACGAGAAGGGTTTTCCGGAGATTCCTGCAGAGCGACCTAGAAGAGAAGTGAAAAAACCATCaagattttcagattttgtcatgtaa
- the LOC129746609 gene encoding uncharacterized protein LOC129746609 → MDKFKQSSAFQNAKTLIKNLVGLDLNHHGNEEPMNIGEFFAAQTEIHIMNILGHALNYELDITNLNNFIESDQNFLYLKKYKKQLRKVVQRMRSRSFLLIPLVWVDSKQDNLLTYLIKVKLPQGGFQFLDMNGRLYTDFKNFLDTNKFPKGFLCFPEDGEIRLNENHDLSISCRTVGTIDQLMMYTDVVAATAGVGFSVASIFATGGLAAPAVIGSALMTAYGAARDSYNLYDMGKHEESLNPFKNAEARRRFLSMVMHMFSLTASGSELLLRRMMNAGKAPSSLLPIVNNATRSISTGLGTALAVDTVIHSLQNWKNLTLADEINLICSICFGLREVLNYHRGYQLLVAAQSQTIWGLLTKTHLNVQTKSLEKISTLNNHSFKTIGNRIFSNDRARENGTLLVHMIAEKCDILLNDNDIDINFFGIEYNLPFLMSMPTESFRMLTLLLKGMSLAFKEIFSLLRKHSGDDSITKITFDHAKKLGGEDAHYGQAINELLQVFKLCSEIPKMAIQLVNLELIIGNGHCFTISSAFRVFIKEARSKGWSLLIALTKMTREDAERFNRLRTRCSSLNFFEWIIAETGEKNDERQELYLKKLHFLLEVDDACTTKSQHITQLCRDGKSIEIESLIQITIEQFLNATNPVELVDVSFLRMCNACVTDRKYLQNLWIDTCVSDTVIEKGLEKLDDLKNVFKKRQNLIPTVVAFCASVPCTNLLTFSRYCLFFFNCKEIQESAAEAIERNKQYYFDFLKNKLTERTILATKLGLVTTLPSTTDQANEPEQIFKQIKTIASSSKLRLGSKENAALQMTLNRTLMIPGTIDLWNHYIANASFEDFRMRQAESGVVICCIENENALIVVKIVQHLGAYIDKLEYNPSSNGELHSMG, encoded by the exons ATGGATAAATTCAAGCAATCAAGTGCCTTCCAAAATGCCAAGACACTTATCAAGAACTTAGTTGGACTCGATCTCAATCACCACGGGAATGAAGAGCCAATGAATATTGGCGAATTTTTCGCGGCCCAAACTGAGATCCATATCATGAACATTCTAGGACATGCACTAAATTACGAGCTGGACATTACCAACCTGAATAATTTTATCGAAAGTGACCAGAATTTTCTTTacctaaaaaaatataagaaacaaTTACGGAAAGTGGTGCAGCGTATGAGGAGTCGAAGTTTTTTGCTGATACCGTTGGTTTGGGTCGATTCCAAGCAGGATAACCTGCTGACATATCTGATAAAAGTTAAGCTCCCACAGGGAGGATTCCAATTCTTGGACATGAATGGCCGATTGTacacagattttaaaaatttcttggacACAAATAAGTTTCCGAAAGGGTTTCTCTGCTTTCCGGAGGACGGTGAAATTCGATTGAACGAGAACCATGATTTGTCAATCAGCTGCAGAACTGTCGGAACAATCGACCAACTGATGATGTATACCGATGTTGTTGCTGCCACAGCAGGGGTAGGATTTTCCGTAGCCAGTATTTTTGCAACCGGAGGTCTAGCGGCACCAGCTGTGATCGGCTCTGCGCTCATGACAGCATATGGGGCGGCGCGAGATTCTTACAATCTCTACGACATGGGCAAACACGAAGAATCACTTAATCCATTTAAG AATGCCGAAGCACGTAGGCGGTTTTTATCAATGGTCATGCATATGTTCTCACTGACTGCCAGTGGAAGTGAATTGCTACTCAGACGGATGATGAATGCTGGAAAGGCTCCTTCATCGTTGCTTCCGATAGTCAATAATGCGACCCGCTCGATAAGCACCGGTTTGGGTACAGCTCTTGCTGTAGATACTGTTATCCATTCgttacaaaattggaaaaatctaaCTCTCGCCGACGAAATTAATCTTATCTGCTCGATTTGCTTCGGCTTGCGGGAGGTGCTGAATTATCACAGAGGATATCAATTGCTGGTAGCAGCTCAATCTCAGACTATTTGGGGACTTCttacaaaaactcacctgaaTGTTCAAACAAAAAGTCTAGAGAAAATATCAACTTTGAACAATCACTCATTTAAAACCattggaaatcgtattttttctaATGATCGCGCCCGAGAAAATGGAACATTGCTTGTACACATGATTGCAGAAAAGTGCGACATTCTATTGAATGATAACGATATCGACATCAATTTTTTCGGAATAGAATACAACCTTCCGTTTCTTATGTCTATGCCAACCGAAAGTTTCAGAATGCTAACGCTCTTGTTGAAAGGCATGTCGTTGGCATTTAAAGAAATATTCTCTCTTTTGCGAAAACATTCCGGAGATGATAGTATAACCAAAATAACCTTCGATCACGCAAAAAAGCTGGGTGGAGAAGATGCTCACTATGGTCAGGCCATCAATGAGCTTCTGCAAGTGTTTAAATTATGTTCAGAAATCCCCAAAATGGCTATCCAACTTGTAAATTTGGAGCTGATCATTGGCAATGGACACTGCTTTACGATTTCCAGTGCATTCCGAGTGTTCATAAAAGAGGCACGCTCCAAAGGATGGTCTCTTTTGATAgccttgacaaaaatgacgcgAGAGGATGCTGAGCGATTTAACCGTTTACGCACAAGATGTtcatctttgaattttttcgaaTGGATCATTGCTGAGACTGGCGAGAAAAATGATGAGCGCCaagaattatatttaaaaaaacttcactttTTGCTAGAAGTAGACGATGCTTGTACGACAAAGTCTCAGCATATAACCCAATTATGCCGGGATGGGAAATCTATTGAGATTGAATCTCTCATTCAGATAACAATTGAACAGTTTTTGAATGCTACGAACCCGGTCGAGCTTGTGGATGTAAGCTTTTTGCGCATGTGTAATGCATGTGTAACCGATCGGAAATATCTTCAAAACCTGTGGATAGATACCTGTGTTTCGGATACAGTAATAGAAAAAGGATTGGAAAAGCtggatgatttgaaaaatgtgtttaagaaacgccaaaatttgataccaaCCGTTGTTGCCTTTTGTGCGAGTGTTCCATGCACAAATCTCCTGACCTTTTCTCGCtattgtttattctttttcaattgcaaagaAATTCAAGAATCAGCAGCAGAAGCAATCGAACGCAACAAGCAAtactattttgattttcttaaaaataaattaacagaaCGGACGATATTGGCAACAAAATTGGGACTTGTCACCACGCTTCCGAGCACGACAGATCAGGCCAATGAACCAGAACAGATTTTCAAGCAGATCAAAACCATAGCATCGAGCAGCAAACTGCGTTTAGGATCGAAGGAAAATGCAGCGTTGCaaatgacccttaaccgtacgCTAATGATTCCCGGAACCATAGACTTGTGGAATCATTACATCGCAAATGCTTCGTTCGAGGATTTCCGGATGCGGCAGGCAGAGTCGGGTGTTGTTATATGTTGCATAGAAAACGAGAATGCGTTGATAGTTGTTAAAATAGTTCAACATCTGGGTGCATATATCGATAAGCTGGAATATAATCCTTCGAGTAATGGCGAATTACATTcgatgggatga
- the LOC129743335 gene encoding uncharacterized protein K02A2.6-like, which translates to MYANNPDQCTRCGKQNHSQADDECPARTQKCKKCGLIGHWALQCKTAPGKYRRQIQNSTRIPNYRKPTNRVRRISTENEEKPTSFIFAIGDGDEYVWVKIGGVVTQMLIDSGSKKNIIDNQSWEQMKKQGVVVRNATKDVDQRFRGYGNNAEPLQVIGMFDATVEVQNSDRPVQSEARFYVIMDGNQPLLGKETARQINVLRLGLPEQQNNIFKISTKTPFPKMKGIKLRIPIDASVTPVVQHARRPPIALLSRIEDKLKHLENADIIERVNGYSDWLSPLVVIVKDNGDLRLCVDMRLANKAIKREYHLMPTIDDFLPRLKTAKYFSRLDIKDAFHQVELDESSRSITTFITHLGMFRYKRLMFGISCAPEMYQKILEQLLASCDNCINYIDDIVVHGADEDEHNRCLKKVLDVLKSSDVLLNTSKCQFKVTELSFLGHHISIKGVLPAESKVDAIKQFRKPNDVEELRSFLGLVTYVGRFLPDLGTVATPLRALTHQGSDFVWTVSQEKAFQSLKNMISDVHHLKFFDNSLRTRVVADASPVALGAVLLQFQDNDNTIPRVICYASRSLTATEQRYCQTEKEALSLVWSVERFSQYLIGRIFELETDHKPLEAIFAPTSRPCPRIERWVLRLQSFTFNVKYRKGKANIADPLSRLPILKNQQDGVEKGDDKFLVLAILESTAIDVGEVEEASIVDSELTAVRECLRSGVWGKPEIRAYEAFQQELGMVGELVVRGNKLVIPIALRKRFLQLGHEGHPGESSMKKRLRDRVWWPGMDREISKFVASCEGCQLDVETALPNEEFADRDQHQKYHSAQRENERRQATQSTIGVGDKVLMRNLTPDNKLCPRFNPNEYTVMNKTGSRLTIQNPEDGRSYDRNAAHVKRVEIPEPRIETSSDAMPTEENPAPPLKRSRRPPVRLEDYVLDDEF; encoded by the exons ATGTATGCCAACAACCCCGATCAATGTACTCGTTGTGGAAAACAAAACCACTCACAAGCTGACGACGAATGCCCTGCACGAACCCAGAAATGCAAGAAATGCGGATTAATCGGTCATTGGGCTCTGCAGTGTAAAACTGCTCCTGGTAAGTACAGGAGACAAATCCAAAATTCTACTCGAATACCGAATTACCGGAAACCAACCAACCGAGTAAGGCGGATTTCTACCGAAAACGAAGAAAAACCAACCAGTTTCATATTTGCTATTGGAGATGGAGATGAATACGTATGGGTGAAGATCGGTGGTGTTGTAACACAAATGCTAATTGATTCCGGCAGCAAGAAAAACATAATCGATAATCAATCATGGGAGCAGATGAAAAAACAAGGTGTTGTTGTACGAAATGCAACAAAGGATGTTGATCAACGTTTTCGAGGCTACGGAAACAATGCTGAGCCACTACAAGTGATCGGCATGTTTGACGCAACGGTAGAGGTACAAAACAGCGATAGGCCGGTACAAAGCGAGGCTAGATTCTATGTAATCATGGATGGAAATCAACCTCTTCTTGGAAAGGAAACTGCTCGTCAAATAAATGTCCTCCGTTTGGGTTTACCAGAACAGCAGAATAACATCTTCAAG ATATCAACGAAAACTCCTTTCCCAAAAATGAAAGGTATTAAGCTACGAATTCCTATTGACGCGTCGGTTACTCCAGTAGTACAGCATGCTAGACGACCGCCTATAGCACTCCTTAGTCGAATTGAAGACAAGTTAAAACACCTTGAAAATGCGGATATAATAGAAAGGGTAAACGGCTATAGCGATTGGCTCTCACCACTTGTAGTTATTGTCAAAGACAACGGTGACTTGCGACTGTGTGTTGACATGCGTTTAGCCAACAAGGCTATCAAACGTGAATATCATTTGATGCCAACTATCGATGACTTCTTACCACGATTGAAAACCGCTAAATATTTTTCCCGTCTTGATATCAAGGATGCATTCCATCAAGTAGAACTTGATGAATCTTCACGATCGATAACGACTTTCATAACCCATCTCGGCATGTTCAGGTACAAACGATTGATGTTCGGGATTTCATGTGCACCTGAGATGTACCAGAAGATCTTAGAGCAGTTGCTAGCTTCCTGCGACAACTGTATTAATtatattgatgatattgttgTACATGGGGCCGATGAAGATGAGCATAATCGGTGCTTGAAAAAGGTCCTAGATGTATTGAAATCAAGTGATGTTTTGTTGAATACTAGCAAATGCCAGTTTAAAGTAACTGAACTGTCGTTTCTGGGACATCATATCTCGATCAAAGGAGTCCTACCGGCAGAGAGTAAAGTTGACGCAATAAAGCAATTTAGAAAGCCGAACGACGTAGAAGAACTCAGAAGTTTTCTAGGCCTCGTGACGTACGTTGGACGGTTTTTACCGGATTTGGGAACAGTAGCGACACCTCTTAGAGCATTAACACATCAGGGATCAGATTTCGTGTGGACAGTTAGTCAGGAAAAAGCCTTCCAGAGtctgaaaaacatgatttcagaTGTACATCATCTTAAATTTTTCGACAATTCCTTGCGTACTAGAGTTGTGGCTGATGCATCACCGGTAGCACTTGGGGCAGTGCTCCTACAATTTCAAGACAATGACAATACCATTCCGAGAGTGATTTGCTACGCCAGTCGTAGTTTGACAGCTACAGAGCAGCGCTACTGTCAAACAGAGAAGGAAGCTCTATCTCTCGTGTGGTCAGTAGAGCGTTTTTCTCAATACTTGATTGGGCGCATATTCGAGCTGGAAACAGACCACAAACCTTTAGAGGCAATATTTGCCCCTACATCCCGCCCATGTCCAAGAATTGAACGTTGGGTGCTTCGCCTGCAGTCATttacatttaatgtaaaatatcGCAAAGGAAAAGCTAACATCGCCGACCCTTTATCCCGACTAccaattctgaaaaatcagcaagacgGGGTAGAAAAGGGTGACGATAAGTTCCTAGTTCTTGCTATTCTGGAATCCACCGCTATCGACGTGGGAGAAGTAGAAGAAGCTTCAATCGTAGACAGTGAGTTGACGGCCGTTCGTGAATGCCTCCGCAGTGGTGTATGGGGCAAACCCGAAATTCGAGCATATGAAGCTTTCCAGCAAGAATTAGGTATGGTGGGTGAACTCGTTGTGAGAGGAAACAAACTTGTTATACCGATAGCGCTTCGAAAGAGATTTTTACAACTCGGTCATGAGGGTCACCCTGGAGAATCTAGCATGAAAAAAAGATTGCGGGATAGAGTATGGTGGCCAGGAATGGACAGGGAAATATCGAAATTTGTAGCTAGCTGTGAAGGATGTCAACTT GATGTCGAAACAGCTCTTCCTAATGAAGAATTTGCAGACCGAGATCAACACCAAAAATATCACAGCGCCCAACGGGAAAATGAGCGCAGACAAGCTACTCAATCTACGATTGGAGTAGGAGATAAAGTCCTTATGCGAAATCTCACGCCAGACAATAAATTGTGCCCTCGTTTTAATCCGAATGAATACACTGTCATGAATAAAACGGGATCACGGTTAACTATACAGAATCCGGAAGATGGACGTAGCTACGATCGGAATGCAGCACACGTCAAACGTGTA GAAATTCCCGAGCCTAGGATTGAAACGTCATCTGATGCCATGCCAACTGAGGAAAACCCAGCGCCACCTCTAAAGCGATCTCGCCGTCCTCCCGTGCGATTGGAAGACTATGTCCTAGATGACGAGTTTTGA